A stretch of Lathyrus oleraceus cultivar Zhongwan6 chromosome 6, CAAS_Psat_ZW6_1.0, whole genome shotgun sequence DNA encodes these proteins:
- the LOC127093955 gene encoding uncharacterized protein LOC127093955 has translation MAMALNSSVVIKNMVIPKLNDLRSFSIHFHIGTMDFERALCDLGPSASLMPLFVCNKLDMGDMKPTNVSLQLADGSIKYPIDVLKDVPLRVGKHYVLVDFVIMDIDEDFQIPIILGAVVRVISPVKLSYLNIGSGHVKNVVGGCMEEVA, from the exons ATGGCCATGGCCCTTAATAGTAGTGTTGTGATTAAAAACATGGTAATCCCTAAGCTCAATGATCTAAGAAGTTTCTCTATCCATTTTCATATAGGTACCATGGACTTTGAGAGAGCACTTTGTGATCTAGGACCTAGTGCTAGCTTGATGCCTTTGTTCGTGTGTAACAAGTTAGATATGGGAGACATGAAACCTACCAATGTGTCTTTGCAACTTGCCGATGGATCGATCAAGTATCCTATAGATGTGTTAAAGGATGTCCCGCTGAGAGTTGGAAAGCATTATGTGTTAGTTGACTTTGTTATAATGGACATCGATGAAGATTTCCAAATCCCAATAATTTTAG GTGCAGTAGTGCGTGTGATCAGTCCTGTCAAGCTCTCATACTTGAACATCGGTTCTGGACATGTCAAGAATGTTGTTGGTGGCTGCATGGAGGAAG TGGCTTAG
- the LOC127092338 gene encoding probable voltage-gated potassium channel subunit beta, with protein MQYNNLGRSGLKVSQLSYGAWVSFGNQLDVKEAKSLLQCCRDHGVNFFDNAEIYANGRAEEIMGQSIRELGWKRSDIVVSTKIFWGGQGPNDKGLSRKHIVEGTRASLKRLDMEYVDVIYCHRPDVSTPIEETVRAMNHVIDNGWAFYWGTSEWSSQQITEAWSVANRLDLVGPIVEQPEYNLLNRHKVETEYLPLYSTYGLGLTTWSPLGSGVLTGKYKKGVIPSDSRFALENYKNLASRSLVDDVLKKVDGLKPIADELGVPLAQLSIAWCAANPNVSSVICGATKESQIQENMKAINVIPLLTPAVMEKIEAVVQTKPKRPDSYR; from the exons ATGCAGTACAACAACCTCGGCCGATCAGGTCTCAAAGTAAGCCAGTTATCCTACGGAGCATGGGTAAGCTTCGGAAACCAACTCGACGTCAAAGAAGCCAAGTCACTCCTCCAATGTTGCCGTGATCACGGCGTCAACTTCTTCGACAACGCCGAAATCTACGCCAACGGCCGAGCCGAAGAGATCATGGGACAATCCATCCGTGAACTCGGCTGGAAACGCTCTGACATCGTTGTTTCGACTAAGATCTTCTGGGGCGGTCAGGGTCCCAACGACAAGGGACTTTCGCGGAAGCATATCGTGGAAGGCACGCGCGCTTCGCTTAAGCGCCTTGATATGGAGTATGTGGATGTTATCTACTGTCACCGGCCTGATGTTAGTACTCCGATTGAAGAAACGGTTAGAGCTATGAATCATGTGATTGATAATGGATGGGCGTTTTATTGGGGGACCAGTGAGTGGTCGTCGCAGCAGATTACCGAGGCTTGGTCGGTTGCGAATCGGTTGGACTTGGTTGGACCGATTGTTGAACAGCCTGAGTATAACCTCTTGAACAGGCACAAG GTTGAGACTGAGTATCTTCCACTGTATTCTACATATGGATTGGGTCTCACCACTTGGAGCCCACTTGGATCTGGAGTGCTCACTGGAAAGTACAAGAAAGGAGTTATTCCCTCAGATAGCCGTTTTGCTTTGGAGAATTACAAA AATCTTGCATCTCGATCACTGGTTGATGATGTGCTAAAAAAGGTTGATGGCTTAAAGCCGATAGCAGATGAATTGGGTGTGCCATTAGCACAACTCTCAATTGCGTGGTGTGCTGCCAATCCTAATGTTTCGTCAGTTATTTGTGGTGCTACCAAAGAGTCTCAG ATTCAAGAGAACATGAAGGCTATTAATGTCATTCCACTACTGACTCCTGCTGTGATGGAGAAGATTGAGGCTGTTGTTCAAACCAAACCAAAGCGCCCTGATTCATATAGATGA